The Bacteroidota bacterium genome has a segment encoding these proteins:
- a CDS encoding PQQ-binding-like beta-propeller repeat protein has protein sequence MNILRKIILLIFASSVFLSAFSQEKTCWKSHRFDASLCGKTDLELKKLYKLKWTYKTEDAIKSSPIVCKDKIFVGSDDGFVYSIFLNGKLNWKYKAETSVEAAPLLLDNLIIVGTLEGILLALDSETGKLIWKYSCDGQISGAANWAYSKKRKHNIVLVGSYDYNLHCLNSANGELLWKYESDNFINGTPAINDEIAVFGGCDGFLHLVKIENGQAIDKIEIGTYIASSPVLVNDFAFFGNYDGDFYKINLSSKKATWTNKNTGAYIGAPAVSDSFVVVGSNNKNLYCFDTSNGDLIWKFKTLQKIDSSPIITKKSVVISSTDGRIYIIDKNSGKKKWSYEIGSAIVSTPAVTKNFIIVGATDGKIYTFEGF, from the coding sequence ATGAATATTTTAAGGAAAATTATATTATTAATATTTGCTTCTTCAGTATTTCTTAGTGCTTTTTCGCAAGAAAAGACTTGCTGGAAATCGCACAGGTTTGATGCATCTTTATGTGGAAAAACAGATTTGGAGCTTAAAAAACTGTACAAACTAAAATGGACTTATAAAACTGAAGATGCCATTAAATCGTCACCCATTGTTTGCAAGGACAAAATCTTTGTTGGCTCTGACGATGGTTTTGTCTATTCGATTTTTTTGAACGGAAAGTTAAATTGGAAATATAAGGCTGAAACATCGGTTGAGGCAGCTCCGCTTTTACTGGATAATTTAATAATTGTAGGCACTCTCGAAGGAATTTTGCTTGCTTTAGATTCGGAAACAGGCAAATTAATTTGGAAATATTCTTGTGATGGTCAAATCTCCGGAGCTGCAAATTGGGCATATTCAAAAAAAAGAAAGCACAACATTGTTTTGGTTGGAAGTTACGATTACAATCTTCATTGTTTAAATTCTGCAAATGGCGAGCTTTTATGGAAATATGAGTCGGACAATTTTATTAATGGAACTCCGGCAATAAATGATGAAATTGCAGTTTTTGGTGGTTGCGATGGTTTTTTGCATTTGGTGAAAATTGAAAACGGCCAAGCAATTGATAAAATCGAAATTGGAACTTACATTGCTTCATCGCCTGTGCTTGTCAATGATTTTGCATTTTTTGGAAACTATGATGGCGATTTTTATAAAATAAATCTATCGTCGAAAAAAGCTACATGGACAAACAAAAATACAGGAGCTTATATTGGGGCTCCTGCTGTTTCAGACAGTTTTGTTGTGGTTGGTTCGAACAATAAAAATTTGTATTGTTTCGACACGAGCAATGGGGATTTAATTTGGAAGTTTAAAACATTGCAAAAAATTGATAGTTCGCCAATAATTACAAAAAAATCGGTAGTAATAAGTTCAACTGATGGAAGAATTTATATTATTGATAAAAATTCAGGAAAGAAAAAATGGTCGTATGAAATTGGAAGTGCGATAGTTAGCACTCCGGCGGTAACAAAGAATTTCATAATTGTAGGAGCAACAGATGGTAAAATCTACACTTTCGAAGGATTTTGA